Proteins found in one Lepisosteus oculatus isolate fLepOcu1 chromosome 22, fLepOcu1.hap2, whole genome shotgun sequence genomic segment:
- the acacb gene encoding acetyl-CoA carboxylase 2 isoform X9 — MSGLHLMKKGRDHKRLDLHRDFTVASPAEFVTRFGGNRVIEKVLIANNGIAAVKCMRSIRRWSYEMFRNERAIRFVVMVTPEDLKANAEYIKMADHYVPVPGGPNNNNYANVELIVDIAKRIPVQAVWAGWGHASENPKLPELLQKNGISFLGPSSKAMWALGDKVASSIVAQSADIPILPWSGTGLRVQWAEEDQRLGHVISVSSELYSQGCVRDVDEGLASAAKIGYPVVIKASEGGGGKGIRKVDSAEDFPSFFRQVQAEVPGSPTFVMQLAEHARHLEVQILADQYGNAISLFGRDCSIQRRHQKIIEEAPATIAAPSVFEYMEQCAVRLAKMVGYVSAGTVEYLYSEDGSFHFLELNPRLQVEHPCTEMIADVNLPAAQLQIAMGIPLHRLKDIRVLYGETPWGDSPINFQAPSSPPSPRGHVIAARITSENPDEGFKPSSGTVQELNFRSNKNVWGYFSVGAAGGLHEFADSQFGHCFSWGENREEAISNMVVAMKELSIRGDFRTTVEYLIKLLETESFRNNDIDTGWLDHLIAEKVQAERPDTVLGVVCGSLHVADAGFRKSMSEFLHSLERGQVLPADSLLNAVGVDLIYEGVKYCLKVARQSPTTYVIIMNGSHIEVDVHRLSDGGLLLSYNGSSYTTYMKEEIEKYRITIGNKTCVFEKEKDPTILRSPSTGKLLQYLVEDGGHISAGSCYAEIEVMKMVMTLNVQESGCVRYVKRPGAVLESGCVVARLELDNPTSLHPVELNTASLLPQQPLPITGEKLHQIFHSVLENLVKVMDGYCLPEPYFSTKVKEWVGKLMKTLRDPSLPLLELQEIMTSVAGRIPVSVDKAIRKVMAQYASNITSVLCQFPSQRIANVLDSHAATLQRKADREVFFMNTQSIVQLVQRYRSGIRGYMKSVVLDLLRRYLQVEMQFQQDHYDKCVINLREHYKPDMTPVLECIFSHAQVSKKNILVTMLIDQLCGRDPTLADELMVILNELTQLSKTENSKVALRARQALIASHLPSYELRHNQVESIFLSAINMYGHQFCPENLKKLILSETSIFDVLPNFFYHSNRVVCMAALEVYVRRAYIAYELNSLQHHQLQDGTCAVDFQFMLPSSHPNRGSSPTLNRMSLPVSAGQFEMNRQGSDLFMEGGLSPPCQRMGAMVAFQCFEDFERNFDEVISCFADPVLESPLFTEARSTLYDEENGKQSMRENPIHIINVSIRSADTEDHDALVAAFSSYAQSKKTIFFEYGIRRITFLVAQKREFPKFFTFRARDQFQEDRIYRNLEPALAFQLELNRMRNFDLTAIPCANHKMHLYLGAARVEQGAEVTDYRFFVRAIIRHSDLITKEASFEYLQNEGERLLLEAMDELEVAFSNTTVRTDCNHIFLNFVPTVIMDPSKIEESVRSMVMRYGSRLWKLRVLQAEVKINIRLTPTGKAIPIRLFLTNESGYYLDISLYKEVTDPHSSQIMFQSYGDKQGPLHGMLINTPYVTKDLLQSKRFQAQSLGTTYVYDFPEMFRQALFKLWGSEKDYPKDVLMCTELVLDPQGQLVQMNRLPGGNEVGMVAFRMKMKTPEYPEGRDIIVICNDITYMIGSFGPQEDLLFLRASELARAEGIPRIYISANSGARIGLAEEIRHMFQVAWIDPADPYKGFKYLYLTPQDYTRISSTNSVHCEHVEEGGESRVVQSLREDKPQAGVRNNKGKSTRKRSELSGKERAGTVAQGQDTESQADKRERLARESQGAVKPAKRYIITDIIGKEDGLGVENLRGSGTIAGESSLAYNEIVTISMVTCRAIGIGAYLVRLGQRVIQVENSHIILTGASALNKVLGREVYTSNNQLGGVQIMHNNGVTHTTVPDDFEGVFTILKWLSYMPKNKHSPVPVLPPTDSVEREIEFVPTKAPYDPRWLLVGRPHPTVKGSWQSGFFDHGSFMEVMSSWAQTVVVGRARLGGIPLGVIAVETRTVELAIPADPANPDSEAKLVQQAGQVWFPDSAFKTAQAIRDFSRERLPLMVFANWRGFSGGMKDMYDQVLKFGAYIVDSLREFHQPVLVYIPPHAELRGGSWVVIDPTINPLYMELYADKESRGGVLEAEGTVEIKFRRKDLVKTMRRIDPVYAGLAEQLGTPELSETLRKDLESRLRAREEFLLPIYHQVAVQFVDLHDTPGRMQEKGVITDILEWKNARVFFYWRLRRLLLEEVVKREILEANSELSDGHIQSMLRRWFVETEGAVKAYLWDNNKVVVEWLEKHLAEEDGTHSSIRENIKYLKRDFALKHIRSLVQANPEVAMDCIIHMTQNITPSQRAQISRLLATMDSTPSS; from the exons ATGTCCGGCCTGCACTTGATGAAAAAGGGCAGAGACCACAAGAGACTGGACCTTCACCGGGATTTCACAGTGGCCTCCCCTGCTGAGTTCGTCACTCGCTTCGGTGGCAACCGTGTTATCGAGAAG GTCCTGATTGCCAACAATGGCATTGCAGCTGTCAAGTGCATGCGCTCCATCCGGAGATGGTCGTACGAGATGTTCCGAAACGAGAGGGCGATCCGCTTTGTTGTCATGGTTACGCCTGAGGACCTCAAGGCCAACGCAG AGTATATCAAAATGGCAGACCATTATGTTCCAGTTCCTGGTGGACCCAACAATAACAACTATGCCAATGTAGAGCTGATTGTGGACATTGCCAAGAGAATCCCTGTGCAG GCTGTGTGGGCTGGTTGGGGTCATGCTTCTGAAAATCCCAAACTCCCAGAGCTGCTGCAGAAAAATGGAATAAGCTTTTTAG GTCCTTCCAGCAAGGCCATGTGGGCATTAGGAGACAAGGTGGCTTCTTCCATAGTGGCCCAGAGTGCAGACATTCCCATTCTGCCTTGGAGTGGAACAG GACTGAGAGTGCAGTGGGCAGAAGAAGACCAGCGGCTAGGCCATGTGATCAGCGTGTCCTCGGAGCTCTACTCGCAGGGCTGTGTCCGGGATGTAGATGAAGGACTAGCG AGTGCAGCAAAAATAGGTTATCCTGTGGTCATCAAAGCTtcggaaggaggaggaggaaagggCATCAGGAAGGTGGACAGTGCAGAGGACTTTCCCAGCTTTTTCAGGCAG GTGCAAGCAGAGGTTCCTGGCTCTCCCACTTTTGTGATGCAGTTAGCAGAGCACGCTCGGCACCTGGAGGTTCAGATCCTGGCGGATCAGTACGGCAACGCCATTTCCCTTTTTGGGCGTGACTGCTCAATCCAGAGGAGGCATCAGAAGATTATTGAGGAGGCCCCAGCGACCATAGCAGCTCCGTCAGTCTTTGAGTACATGGAACAG TGTGCTGTGCGGTTGGCTAAGATGGTGGGCTATGTGAGTGCTGGGACAGTGGAGTACCTCTACTCTGAAGATGGCAGCTTCCATTTTCTGGAGCTCAACCCTCGTCTGCAAGTGGAACATCCCTGCACTGAAATGATAGCAGATGTCAACTTGCCTGCAGCTCAGCTCCAG ATTGCAATGGGAATCCCCCTCCACAGGCTCAAGGATATTAGAGTTCTGTACGGGGAAACACCCTGGGGAGACTCGCCCATCAATTTTCAGGCTCCTTCCAGTCCTCCCAGCCCCCGGGGTCATGTCATTGCTGCCCGAATCACCAGCGAAAACCCTGATGAG GGTTTCAAGCCAAGCTCGGGGACGGTCCAGGAGCTGAATTTTCGCAGCAATAAGAATGTTTGGGGATATTTCAGTGTGGGGGCAGCAGGAGGTCTGCATGAATTTGCCGATTCTCAGTTTGGCCACTGCTTCTCCTGGGGAGAGAACCGAGAGGAAGCCATTTC GAATATGGTAGTGGCTATGAAGGAGCTGTCCATCCGTGGGGATTTCAGAACCACAGTGGAATATCTGATCAAGCTCCTGGAGACTGAGAGCTTCAGGAACAATGACATTGACACAGGGTGGCTTGATCATCTCATTGCAGAGAAGGTGCAG GCGGAGAGGCCAGACACTGTGCTGGGTGTTGTGTGTGGGTCACTGCATGTGGCAGATGCTGGTTTCAGGAAGAGTATGTCTGAGTTCCTGCACTCACTTGAGAG GGGCCAGGTCTTGCCTGCAGACAGCCTGCTTAACGCAGTAGGTGTGGATTTGATCTATGAAGGAGTGAAGTATTGTCTCAAG GTGGCACGCCAGTCCCCAACTACATATGTGATCATCATGAATGGCTCCCATATTGAGGTTGATGTTCACAGACTGAGTGATGGAGGGCTCCTGCTTTCCTATAATGGCAGCAGCTACACCACATACATGAAAGAAGAGATTGAAAA gtACCGAATCACAATTGGCAATAAAACCTGTGTGTTTGAAAAGGAGAAGGATCCCACAATTCTAAGATCACCTTCTACTGGTAAACTGCTACAGTACTTGGTTGAGGATGGGGGCCATATCTCTGCTGGCAGCTGCTATGCAGAAATTGAG gtgatgaagatggtgatgactCTCAACGTGCAGGAGTCGGGCTGTGTCCGCTATGTGAAGAGGCCAGGGGCCGTGCTGGAGTCCGGCTGTGTAGTCGCTCGCCTGGAGCTGGATAATCCCACCAGCCTCCACCCG GTTGAGCTAAATACAGCATCCCTGCTGCCACAGCAGCCCCTGCCCATCACTGGAGAGAAGCTCCACCAGATCTTTCACAGTGTGCTGGAGAACCTGGTGAAGGTCATGGATGGGTACTGCCTCCCAGAGCCTTATTTCAGTACCAAG GTCAAGGAGTGGGTTGGGAAGCTAATGAAGACCCTGCGAGATCCCTCACTGCCTCTTCTGGAGCTGCAGGAGATCATGACCAGTGTCGCTGGCCGGATTCCTGTCTCCGTGGATAAAGCCATCCGTAAAGTCATGGCCCAGTATGCCAGCAATATCACCTCAGTTCTCTGCCAGTTCCCCAGCCAGCGG ATAGCCAATGTCCTGGACAGCCATGCAGCCACACTACAGAGAAAGGCTGATCGAGAGGTCTTCTTCATGAATACACAGAGTATTGTGCAGCTAGTGCAGAG ATATCGTAGTGGCATTCGGGGTTACATGAAATCTGTAGTGTTGGACCTGCTACGGAGGTACCTGCAGGTGGAGATGCAGTTTCAGCAAG ATCACTACGACAAATGTGTGATCAATCTGAGGGAGCATTACAAGCCTGACATGACTCCTGTGCTTGAGTGCATCTTCTCTCATGCTCAAGTCTCCAAGAAGAACATCCTTGTAACTATGCTGATT GATCAGCTGTGTGGAAGGGACCCCACTCTAGCCGATGAGCTGATGGTCATTCTGAATGAGCTCACGCAGCTCAGCAAAACTGAGAACTCCAAGGTCGCCCTGCGAGCCAGACAG GCTTTGATAGCATCCCACCTGCCATCCTATGAGCTGAGACACAACCAAGTGGAATCCATATTTCTGTCAGCCATCAATATGTATGGACACCAGTTCTGCCCAGAAAACCTCAAG AAACTTATCCTGTCTGAAACCTCCATTTTTGATGTTCTGCCCAACTTCTTTTACCATTCAAACCGGGTGGTGTGCATGGCAGCCTTGGAG GTTTATGTGCGGAGGGCTTACATTGCGTACGAGCTGAACAGCCTTCAGCATCACCAGCTGCAGGACGGGACCTGTGCAGTTGACTTCCAGTTCATGCTGCCTTCATCTCATCCCAACAG AGGAAGCAGCCCTACTCTGAACAG GATGTCTCTCCCTGTGAGCGCTGGCCAGTTCGAGATGAACCGGCAGGGTAGTGACCTCTTCATGGAAGGGGGTCTTTCTCCACCATGCCAGAGAATGGGGGCAATGGTTGCCTTCCAGTGCTTTGAAGACTTTGAGAG GAACTTTGACGAGGTGATCTCATGCTTCGCTGACCCGGTGCTGGAGAGCCCTCTGTTTACAGAGGCACGGTCTACCCTCTATGACGAAGAGAACGGCAAG CAGAGTATGAGGGAAAACCCAATCCATATCATCAACGTTTCTATCAGGTCCGCAGATACAGAGGACCATGATGCCTTGGTTGCAGCCTTCAGCTCTTATGCCCAGTCCAAG aaaaccaTCTTCTTTGAATATGGAATAAGAAGAATCACATTTTTAGTTGCACAGAAG AGAGAATTCCCCAAGTTCTTCACCTTCAGGGCAAGAGATCAG TTCCAAGAAGACCGTATTTACCGCAACCTGGAGCCTGCCCTGGCATTCCAGCTGGAGCTGAACCGCATGAGGAATTTTGACCTGACTGCCATTCCTTGTGCCAACCACAAGATGCACCTCTACCTGGGGGCTGCCCGTGTGGAACAGGGGGCAGAGGTCACAGACTACCGCTTCTTTGTGCGGGCTATTATAAGGCATTCTGATCTCATCACCAAG GAGGCATCTTTTGAGTACCTGCAGAATGAGGGGGAGCGCCTGCTGCTGGAGGCCATGGACGAGCTGGAGGTGGCCTTCAGCAACACCACAGTGCGCACCGACTGCAACCACATCTTCCTGAACTTTGTCCCCACCGTCATCATGGACCCCTCGAAG ATTGAAGAGTCTGTCCGCAGCATGGTGATGCGCTATGGCAGCCGGTTGTGGAAGCTGCGCGTGCTGCAAGCGGAGGTGAAGATCAACATCAGATTGACGCCCACTGGCAAGGCCATCCCCATCCGGCTCTTCCTCACCAACGAGTCGGGCTACTACCTGGACATCAGCCTGTATAAGGAAGTCACGGACCCTCACAGCAGCCAG ATCATGTTCCAGTCCTATGGGGATAAGCAGGGTCCTCTTCATGGCATGCTTATCAACACTCCATATGTCACTAAGGATCTACTGCAGTCCAAGCGGTTCCAAGCGCAGTCTTTGGGAACCACCTATGTCTACGACTTTCCAGAAATGTTCCGACAG gcTCTATTTAAGCTCTGGGGCTCAGAGAAGGATTATCCAAAAGATGTGCTGATGTGTACAGAGCTTGTGCTGGACCCTCAGGGGCAGCTGGTACAGATGAACAGGCTTCCTGGAGGAAATGAG GTGGGGATGGTGGCTTTCCGAATGAAGATGAAGACCCCGGAGTACCCTGAGGGGCGTGACATCATCGTGATCTGCAATGACATCACCTACATGATTGGGTCATTCGGCCCACAGGAAGATCTGCTCTTCTTGCGTGCCTCTGAGCTTGCCCGGGCTGAGGGCATCCCGCGCATCTACATTTCTGCCAACAGCGGGGCGCGCATTGGGCTGGCTGAGGAGATCAGGCACATGTTTCAGGTGGCCTGGATTGACCCCGCTGACCCCTACAAG GGTTTTAAATACCTTTACTTGACTCCCCAAGACTACACCAGAATCAGCTCCACCAACTCAGTGCACTGtgaacatgtggaagaaggtggaGAATCGAG AGTGGTTCAGAGCCTAAGGGAAGACAAGCCACAAGCAGGGGTGAGAAACAATAAAGGAAAGAGTACAAGAAAAAGGAGTGAATTGTCAGGGAAGGAAAGAGCAGGGACAGTGGCTCAGGGACAGGACACGGAGAGCCAGGCAGACAAAAGGGAAAGGCTGGCCCGTGAGAGCCAAGGAGCTGTGAAGCCTGCGAAGAG GTACATTATAACCGACATCATCGGGAAGGAGGACGGCCTGGGGGTGGAGAACCTCCGGGGCTCGGGGACCATTGCGGGGGAGTCTTCCTTAGCCTATAATGAGATCGTCACCATCAGCATG GTGACATGCCGTGCCATTGGGATTGGGGCCTACCTGGTCAGGTTGGGCCAGCGGGTCATCCAAGTGGAGAACTCCCACATCATCCTCACAGGAGCCAGCGCCCTTAACAAG GTGCTTGGCCGTGAGGTTTATACCTCGAACAACCAGCTCGGGGGAGTGCAGATCATGCACAACAATGGAGTCACACACACCACAGTTCCAGATGACTTTGAGGGAGTCTTCACAATCCTGAAGTGGCTCTCCTATATGCCAAAG AATAAGCACAGTCCTGTGCCAGTCCTGCCACCCACCGATTCTGTGGAGAGAGAGATTGAGTTTGTCCCTACCAAAGCCCCTTATGACCCACGCTGGCTGCTGGTTGGGAGACCACATCCAA CTGTAAAAGGAAGTTGGCAGAGCGGCTTCTTTGATCATGGATCCTTCATGGAGGTGATGAGCTCCTGGGCACAGACTGTAGTGGTGGGCCGAGCCAG GTTAGGAGGGATTCCTCTGGGAGTGATTGCAGTGGAGACCAGGACTGTGGAACTTGCTATACCTGCAGATCCTGCAAATCCAGACTCGGAAGCCAAG CTGGTGCAGCAGGCTGGCCAGGTGTGGTTCCCGGACTCTGCCTTTAAAACAGCCCAGGCCATCCGTGACTTCAGCCGCGAGCGTTTGCCTCTCATGGTCTTCGCCAACTGGAGAGGCTTCTCTGGAGGAATGAAGG acATGTACGACCAGGTGCTGAAGTTCGGCGCGTACATCGTGGACAGCCTGCGGGAGTTTCACCAGCCCGTCCTGGTCTATATCCCTCCTCACGCTGAGCTGAGGGGTGGGTCCTGGGTTGTGATCGATCCCACCATCAACCCCCTCTACATGGAACTCTATGCAGACAAGGAGAGCAG GGGTGGAGTGTTGGAGGCTGAAGGCACCGTGGAGATCAAATTCCGCAGGAAGGATCTGGTGAAAACCATGCGCAGGATTGACCCGGTGTATGCTGGTCTTGCAGAGCAGCTAG GAACACCAGAGCTGTCAGAGACGCTGAGGAAGGACCTGGAGAGCAGACTGAGGGCGCGAGAAGAATTCCTGCTGCCCATCTACCACCAGGTGGCAGTGCAGTTTGTGGACCTACACGACACCCCAGGGAGGATGCAGGAGAAAGGCGTCATCACA GACATATTGGAGTGGAAGAACGCGAGGGTTTTCTTCTACTGGCGTCTTCGGCGCctcctgctggaggaggtggtGAAGAGAGAGATCCTTGAAGCCAACAGTGAGCTGAGTGATGGACACATCCAGTCCATGCTGAGGCGCTGGTTTGTGGAGACGGAAGGGGCTGTGAAG GCCTACCTGTGGGACAATAAcaaggtggtggtggagtggcTGGAGAAGCACCTGGCCGAGGAGGACGGCACTCACTCCTCCATCAGGGAGAACATCAAATACCTCAAGAGGGACTTTGCGCTGAAGCACATCCGCAG ctTGGTGCAGGCAAATCCAGAGGTGGCGATGGACTGCATCATCCACATGACCCAGAACATCACTCCTTCCCAGAGAGCTCAGATCTCGCGGCTGCTGGCCACCATGGACAGCACACCCTCCAGCTGA